The following are encoded together in the Lathyrus oleraceus cultivar Zhongwan6 chromosome 3, CAAS_Psat_ZW6_1.0, whole genome shotgun sequence genome:
- the LOC127130547 gene encoding uncharacterized protein LOC127130547: protein MHKEIIASGKKRTTYIYARTGLITLLHHYTEGDNRWDKQLHRPLHAAGYYLNPILHYKPNFKVDNEVKQGMYACLERMMGGDMDMVNKIDGQLEDLKSKKGFFGSEIAQRGLKNKTPTQWWESYGDAHPELQNFAIRVLSLTCSSSGCERNWSAFEMVHTKKRNWLKQKTMNDLVYVMEENAGGNHVYVTDLDEDLMQSTGAKSIGHVDEFDVLETIESDNEEGNADEGDEGDDEGDDYGGGDYEINEDEGVDIIGKNPNYRRLCDLY, encoded by the exons ATGCATAAGGAGATTATTGCTTCAGGTAAAAAGAGGACAACTTACATTTATGCTAGGACTGGTCTTATAACTTTGTTGCATCATTACACTGAAGGAG ATAACAGATGGGACAAACAATTGCATAGGCCTTTGCATGCTGCAGGCTATTATCTTAATCCAATTTTGCATTACAAACCTAATTTTAAAGTAGATAATGAAGTGAAACAAGGAATGTATGCATGTTTAGAAAGAATGATGGGAGGAGACATGGATATGGTGAATAAAATTGATGGTCAACTTGAGGATTTGAAGAGTAAAAAAGGATTCTTTGGGAGTGAAATAGCTCAACGTGGACTAAAAAACAAGACACCAACTCAATGGTGGGAATCTTACGGTGACGCACATCCAGAGTTGCAAAACTTTGCTATTCGTGTTTTGAGTTTGACATGCAGTTCTTCTGGCTGTGAGAGAAATTGGAGTGCTTTTGAAATG GTTCATACAAAGAAAAGAAATTGGTTGAAACAGAAGACTATGAATGATCTTGTGTATGTGATG GAAGAAAATGCAGGTGGTAATCATGTATATGTGACTGatttagatgaagatttgatgcAAAGTACTGGTGCTAAATCAATTGGACATGTAGATGAATTTGATGTCCTTGAAACTATAGAAAGTGACAATGAAGAAGGAAATGCAGATGAAGGTGATGAAGGAGATGATGAGGGTGATGATTATGGTGGAGGAGATTATGAGATTAATGAAGATGAAGGAGTTGACATTATAGGGAAAAATCCAAACTATCGGCGCCTTTGTGATTTGTACTAA